The Kitasatospora sp. NBC_00374 genome has a segment encoding these proteins:
- a CDS encoding HGxxPAAW family protein, whose translation MSAMHGHHDMGHTVAGWTGSAIALAGFTVAGVAMCAGSAPGIWLGAALVALGAVATWLLHLAGWGKPSGPRPEAQWGWRVRDTMAGHADCLGCRTAGRGRRAEAPARTAAATEAA comes from the coding sequence ATGAGCGCCATGCACGGACACCACGACATGGGTCACACCGTCGCCGGGTGGACCGGTTCGGCGATCGCGCTGGCCGGGTTCACGGTCGCCGGAGTGGCGATGTGTGCCGGCTCGGCGCCCGGGATCTGGCTCGGCGCCGCCCTGGTCGCCCTGGGCGCCGTCGCCACCTGGCTGCTGCACCTGGCCGGCTGGGGCAAGCCGAGCGGGCCGCGCCCCGAGGCGCAGTGGGGCTGGCGGGTCCGGGACACCATGGCCGGGCACGCCGACTGCCTCGGCTGCCGGACGGCCGGCCGGGGACGGCGCGCCGAGGCCCCGGCCCGGACCGCGGCAGCCACCGAGGCCGCCTGA
- a CDS encoding PucR family transcriptional regulator codes for MCAGAHRGRDPRHRLRRSPLGEAQLESGHLTVRDVLGLEPMAAWKPEVAACPGRLDRPVRWLHVAEATDVAVMLSGGEMVLTTGVLLAGDERRQVEYVESMQRAEAAAVVLGLGRAFRTTPEAMRRAAERCRVPLIVLHRPAPFTRLTEEVHARLLHGRFDALDLSDRMTTALTALNLSGVPLQRLLDEISAYSGGPAVVVNLAHRVLASAGERTALGDLLRDWDLVSRQVAALLGNGPVTLGPDGWVVARLEARGRQWGHLVLFGRPGTAGTARVIGARAAEALALHRLLGERGRGWEEQAAEALLTDLASGTARPEELLPRVRAAGLPTGRRTFVPVVFRPRGKVADLRELVERVLAEEGTAALAARIGPDAVAVLLSLPPDGDPEAELHRLAVRVHERLAARGVAAVAGAGFGCAVLDELHRSFLEAVHVADAALASPPAGPLARLRDVRLRGLVRLLRDDPELQSFIERELGPLLDRPELLELLRGYLSSGRNKSLTAQEQHISRPALYRRLQCIEALLGIDLDDLEQLTSLYVALLAHDAQRGP; via the coding sequence ATGTGCGCCGGGGCACACCGCGGGCGCGACCCGCGGCATAGACTCCGACGATCACCCCTGGGGGAGGCGCAGTTGGAGAGCGGCCACCTGACCGTGCGGGACGTGCTGGGTCTGGAGCCGATGGCCGCCTGGAAGCCCGAGGTCGCGGCCTGCCCGGGCCGGCTGGACCGGCCGGTGCGCTGGCTGCACGTGGCGGAGGCGACCGATGTCGCGGTGATGCTGTCAGGCGGCGAGATGGTGCTGACCACCGGTGTGCTGCTGGCCGGCGACGAGCGCCGGCAGGTGGAGTACGTGGAGTCGATGCAGCGGGCCGAGGCGGCGGCCGTGGTGCTGGGGCTGGGCCGGGCGTTCCGGACCACGCCGGAGGCGATGCGGCGGGCGGCGGAGCGCTGCCGGGTGCCGCTGATCGTGCTGCACCGCCCGGCGCCGTTCACCCGGCTGACCGAGGAAGTGCACGCCCGGCTGCTGCACGGGCGGTTCGACGCACTGGACCTCTCGGACCGGATGACCACCGCCCTGACCGCGCTCAACCTCTCCGGTGTCCCGCTGCAGCGGCTGCTGGACGAGATCTCGGCGTACAGCGGCGGGCCGGCGGTGGTGGTGAACCTGGCGCACCGGGTGCTGGCCTCGGCGGGCGAGCGGACGGCGCTGGGCGACCTGCTGCGCGACTGGGACCTGGTGTCCCGGCAGGTCGCCGCGCTGCTGGGGAACGGTCCGGTGACGCTCGGCCCGGACGGCTGGGTGGTGGCCCGGCTGGAGGCCCGGGGCCGGCAGTGGGGCCACCTGGTGCTGTTCGGCCGGCCCGGGACGGCCGGGACGGCGCGGGTGATCGGTGCCCGGGCCGCGGAGGCGCTGGCCCTGCACCGCCTGCTCGGCGAGCGGGGCCGGGGCTGGGAGGAGCAGGCCGCGGAGGCGCTGCTGACCGACCTGGCGTCCGGCACCGCCCGGCCCGAGGAGCTGCTGCCGCGGGTCCGCGCGGCCGGGCTGCCGACCGGGCGGCGGACCTTCGTCCCGGTGGTGTTCCGGCCCCGCGGGAAGGTCGCGGACCTGCGGGAACTGGTCGAGCGGGTCCTCGCCGAGGAGGGCACGGCCGCGCTGGCGGCCCGGATCGGGCCGGACGCCGTCGCCGTGCTGCTGAGCCTGCCGCCGGACGGGGACCCGGAGGCGGAGCTGCACCGGCTGGCGGTGCGGGTACACGAACGGCTGGCCGCGCGGGGGGTGGCGGCGGTGGCCGGCGCGGGTTTCGGCTGCGCCGTGCTGGACGAGCTGCACCGCTCGTTCCTGGAGGCGGTGCACGTGGCGGACGCCGCGCTGGCGTCCCCGCCGGCCGGGCCGCTCGCCCGACTGCGGGACGTCCGGCTGCGGGGCCTGGTCAGGCTGCTGCGCGACGACCCGGAGCTGCAGTCCTTCATCGAGCGCGAGCTGGGCCCGCTGCTCGACCGCCCCGAGCTGCTGGAGCTGCTGCGCGGCTATCTGAGCAGCGGCCGCAACAAGTCGCTGACCGCGCAGGAGCAGCACATCAGCCGTCCCGCGCTCTACCGGCGGCTGCAGTGCATCGAGGCGCTGCTCGGCATCGACCTGGACGATCTGGAGCAGCTGACCTCGCTGTACGTGGCGCTGCTGGCGCACGACGCGCAGCGCGGTCCCTGA
- a CDS encoding 8-amino-7-oxononanoate synthase → MVHPTVPQPADIQAPGPAAVFDWLDEAAELRARAGLTRTLRSRPAEDPVLDLASNDYLGLVHHPAVTGAAAEAALRWGAGATGSRLVTGTTALHTELEAELAEYCGFEAALVFSSGYAANLAALTALTDPDTLIVSDAYNHASLIDGCRLSRSDVHRAPHADPEAVREVLGARTHRRALVVSDSVFSVDGNAAPLPALAAAARAHGAALLVDDAHGLGVLGDGGRGALAAAGLAGAPDTVATVTLSKSLGSQGGAVLGPRRVIRHLTETARTFIFDTGLAPAAVGAALGALRLLRAEPHRADRAREVARTLAARLTAAGLRASTPDAAVVSVLAPGPEAAVRWAADCRTAGLAVGCFRPPSVPDGVSRLRLTARGDLTDAQIEHAVSVIAATAP, encoded by the coding sequence ATGGTCCACCCCACCGTGCCGCAGCCCGCCGACATCCAGGCCCCCGGCCCCGCCGCCGTCTTCGACTGGCTCGACGAGGCCGCCGAGCTGCGCGCCCGCGCCGGGCTCACCCGGACGCTGCGCAGCCGGCCGGCCGAGGACCCGGTCCTGGACCTGGCGAGCAACGACTACCTCGGCCTCGTCCACCACCCGGCGGTCACCGGCGCCGCCGCCGAGGCCGCGCTGCGCTGGGGCGCCGGCGCGACCGGCTCCCGCCTGGTCACCGGCACTACCGCGCTGCACACCGAGCTGGAGGCCGAACTCGCCGAGTACTGCGGCTTCGAGGCCGCGCTGGTGTTCTCCTCCGGGTACGCGGCCAACCTCGCCGCGCTCACCGCGCTCACCGACCCGGACACCCTGATCGTGTCCGACGCCTACAACCACGCCTCGCTGATCGACGGTTGCCGGCTCTCGCGCAGCGACGTCCACCGCGCCCCGCACGCCGACCCCGAAGCCGTCCGCGAGGTGCTCGGTGCACGGACCCACCGCCGGGCGCTGGTGGTCAGCGACTCGGTCTTCTCGGTGGACGGCAACGCCGCCCCGCTGCCCGCCCTGGCCGCCGCCGCCCGCGCCCACGGCGCCGCGCTGCTGGTCGACGACGCGCACGGCCTCGGGGTGCTCGGCGACGGCGGACGCGGCGCACTCGCCGCCGCCGGGCTGGCGGGGGCGCCCGACACGGTCGCCACCGTCACCCTGTCCAAGTCGCTCGGCTCCCAGGGCGGCGCGGTCCTCGGCCCCCGACGGGTCATCCGGCACCTCACCGAGACCGCCCGCACCTTCATCTTCGACACCGGCCTCGCCCCCGCCGCGGTCGGCGCGGCCCTCGGCGCGCTGCGCCTGCTGCGGGCCGAACCGCACCGGGCCGACCGGGCCCGCGAGGTGGCCCGTACCCTCGCCGCCCGCCTCACCGCGGCCGGCCTGCGGGCCAGCACGCCGGACGCGGCCGTGGTCTCGGTCCTGGCACCCGGCCCGGAGGCGGCGGTGCGGTGGGCCGCCGACTGCCGGACGGCGGGGCTCGCCGTCGGCTGCTTCCGGCCCCCGTCCGTGCCGGACGGCGTGTCCCGGCTGCGCCTGACGGCCCGCGGCGACCTGACGGACGCCCAGATCGAGCACGCGGTGTCGGTGATCGCGGCGACGGCTCCCTGA
- a CDS encoding MarR family transcriptional regulator: MEGKPRPPATAEQAHAAMDQMIALSHIGQEDMARRLGLSTTDLTCLGHVIGAAAVEPITAGELATRAGLTTGAVTGVVNRLERAGFAHRRADPADRRRVRIVPDELANRRVFEIYEPFYRQLGAQFADYSPEEIAVLADWFTRTTALMRTYLDEVRKT, encoded by the coding sequence ATGGAGGGCAAGCCGCGCCCGCCGGCGACGGCCGAACAGGCGCACGCGGCCATGGACCAGATGATCGCGCTGAGCCACATCGGGCAGGAGGACATGGCCCGGCGCCTCGGGCTGAGCACCACCGACCTGACCTGCCTGGGCCACGTCATCGGCGCCGCCGCCGTAGAGCCGATCACCGCCGGCGAACTGGCGACCCGTGCCGGACTGACCACCGGAGCCGTCACGGGCGTCGTCAACCGCCTCGAACGGGCCGGGTTCGCGCACCGCCGGGCCGACCCCGCGGACCGGCGGCGGGTGCGGATCGTCCCCGACGAGCTGGCCAACAGGCGGGTCTTCGAGATCTACGAGCCGTTCTACCGGCAGCTGGGCGCGCAGTTCGCCGACTACTCGCCCGAGGAGATCGCGGTCCTGGCCGACTGGTTCACCCGCACCACCGCCCTCATGCGCACCTACCTGGACGAGGTCCGCAAGACCTGA
- a CDS encoding BTAD domain-containing putative transcriptional regulator has translation MEGLRIAVLGPLRAWRADRELDTGTAQQRAVLAALALRGGQVASVPELVEGLWGWDPPASAAVALRNHVSRLRSVLESDPRSPQALVSVAGGYALRLADGALDVARGELLAAEAERARAAGDLDRAARQLTEAIALWDGIPLTGVPGDYAERQRDRLTERRLALLETRLELELELGRHAQAVPELTALADEHPMREQLRALQMTALYRSGRQAAALAGYERTRRLLAEELGVDPGPELVDLHRRILCSDRALAAPEPVAIAPVTHLVSAQALLVPAQLPFDVADFTGREGHAAELVALLERPAATVCVVHGMGGVGKTTLAVHAAHHARDHYTDGQLYTDLCGASTDPADPHTVQEQILRALGVPAENIPAGPAERSALYRSRLAGRRLLILLDNAADTEQVEPLLPGASECAVLITSRNPLPCLPVTGRTALEPFSEPEALALLSRIAGPERLLSEPDAAAGLVRACGLLPLAVRIAASRLAARPRWSIGALADRLTDRARRLTELESGSLAVDAAFELSYTALDPDQAHAFRMLAIPELPALSPGAAAAVLDCPEREAEDVLESLADIGLLESTDPGRYRYHDLLRLFARHRTLETDPADERAAALSRLALHYLGGVVTALRLERPYSRLPAVLAPGLTRGPRLDGQSQAQRWVIGELPGLVRLVTQIVLHPTRPVSPQDVRTIAAMLAALLPSTDLRLPWKALLPAVRALTRAAEQGDDPLVTYHARTVLAVAHAFEGEPAQARELARRAYEVELTRTPDGVFRQRALYTMGMVEAMDPATLDDGVRHFEQARSAALAVGETGMAAQAALGLAHAEWARKDYARALTHSRDSLHLWQDADCALGVAFALRSAGLALNALGRHDEATEEFTRALAVCAEHGLQTQRAHTLLAAATAQWDAGRTAEARPLAERARAELEDLGDTAGRRRAQELLDRT, from the coding sequence GTGGAAGGACTGCGAATCGCGGTGCTGGGCCCCCTGCGGGCCTGGCGCGCCGACCGCGAGCTCGACACCGGGACGGCCCAGCAGCGCGCGGTGCTGGCCGCCCTCGCGCTGCGCGGCGGCCAGGTGGCCTCCGTCCCGGAGCTGGTCGAGGGCCTGTGGGGCTGGGACCCGCCGGCCAGTGCAGCGGTCGCTCTGCGTAACCACGTCTCGCGTCTGCGTTCGGTACTGGAGAGCGACCCGCGCAGCCCGCAGGCGCTCGTGTCGGTGGCCGGCGGCTACGCGCTGCGGCTGGCTGACGGCGCGCTGGACGTCGCCCGCGGCGAGCTGCTGGCCGCCGAGGCCGAGCGCGCCCGGGCCGCCGGCGACCTCGACCGGGCGGCCCGGCAGCTCACCGAGGCGATCGCCCTGTGGGACGGCATCCCCCTCACCGGGGTACCCGGCGACTACGCCGAGCGGCAGCGCGACCGGCTCACCGAACGGCGTCTCGCGCTGCTGGAGACCCGACTGGAACTGGAGCTCGAACTCGGACGGCACGCCCAGGCCGTCCCCGAGCTCACCGCCCTCGCCGACGAGCACCCGATGCGCGAGCAGCTGCGGGCCCTGCAGATGACGGCGCTGTACCGCAGCGGCCGGCAGGCCGCCGCGCTGGCCGGCTACGAGCGGACCCGCCGGCTGCTCGCCGAGGAGCTCGGTGTCGACCCGGGCCCGGAGCTGGTCGACCTCCATCGCCGGATCCTGTGCTCGGACCGCGCGCTGGCCGCGCCGGAGCCGGTCGCCATCGCCCCCGTCACCCACCTGGTGTCCGCGCAGGCCCTGCTGGTCCCGGCCCAACTCCCCTTCGACGTCGCCGACTTCACCGGACGCGAGGGCCACGCCGCCGAGCTGGTGGCGCTGCTGGAACGTCCCGCCGCCACGGTCTGCGTGGTCCACGGCATGGGCGGGGTCGGCAAGACCACGCTCGCCGTCCACGCCGCCCACCACGCCCGCGACCACTACACCGACGGCCAGCTCTACACCGACCTGTGCGGCGCCAGCACCGACCCGGCCGACCCGCACACCGTCCAGGAGCAGATCCTGCGCGCCCTCGGCGTACCGGCCGAGAACATCCCGGCCGGACCGGCCGAGCGGAGCGCGCTCTACCGGTCCCGGCTGGCCGGGCGGCGCCTGCTGATCCTGCTGGACAACGCCGCCGACACCGAGCAGGTGGAGCCGCTGCTGCCCGGGGCGTCGGAGTGCGCCGTGCTCATCACCAGCCGCAACCCGCTGCCCTGCCTGCCCGTCACCGGGCGCACCGCACTGGAGCCCTTCAGCGAGCCGGAGGCGCTCGCCCTGCTGTCCCGGATCGCCGGACCGGAGCGGCTGCTGAGCGAACCCGACGCCGCGGCCGGCCTGGTGCGCGCCTGCGGCCTGCTGCCGCTCGCCGTCCGGATCGCCGCCTCCCGGCTGGCCGCCCGCCCTCGCTGGAGCATCGGCGCGCTGGCCGACCGGCTCACCGACCGGGCCCGCCGGCTCACCGAACTGGAGAGCGGCAGCCTCGCCGTCGACGCGGCCTTCGAACTCTCCTACACCGCGCTCGACCCGGACCAGGCCCACGCCTTCCGGATGCTGGCCATCCCCGAGCTCCCCGCCCTGTCGCCCGGCGCCGCCGCGGCCGTCCTGGACTGCCCCGAGCGGGAGGCCGAGGACGTCCTGGAATCGCTGGCCGACATCGGCCTCCTGGAGTCCACCGACCCCGGCCGGTACCGCTACCACGACCTGCTGCGGCTGTTCGCCCGCCACCGCACCCTGGAGACCGACCCGGCGGACGAACGGGCCGCCGCGCTCAGCAGACTGGCGCTCCACTACCTCGGCGGGGTGGTCACCGCGCTGCGACTCGAACGGCCCTACAGCCGACTGCCCGCAGTGCTGGCCCCGGGGCTCACCCGCGGGCCGCGGCTCGACGGCCAGTCCCAGGCCCAGCGCTGGGTGATCGGCGAACTCCCCGGCCTCGTCCGGCTGGTCACCCAGATCGTGCTGCACCCCACCCGGCCGGTGAGCCCCCAGGACGTCCGGACCATCGCGGCGATGCTGGCGGCCCTGCTGCCCTCCACCGACCTCAGACTGCCGTGGAAGGCCCTGCTGCCCGCGGTCCGCGCCCTGACCCGCGCCGCCGAGCAGGGCGACGACCCGCTGGTGACCTACCACGCCCGCACCGTCCTCGCCGTCGCCCACGCCTTCGAGGGCGAACCGGCCCAGGCCCGCGAGCTGGCCCGGCGCGCGTACGAGGTCGAGCTCACCCGCACCCCGGACGGCGTCTTCCGCCAGCGGGCGCTGTACACCATGGGCATGGTCGAGGCGATGGACCCGGCCACCCTGGACGACGGGGTGCGCCACTTCGAGCAGGCCCGGTCGGCGGCCCTCGCGGTCGGCGAGACCGGGATGGCGGCGCAGGCCGCGCTCGGCCTGGCCCACGCCGAGTGGGCCCGCAAGGATTACGCCCGGGCGCTCACCCACAGCCGGGACTCCCTGCACCTGTGGCAGGACGCCGACTGCGCGCTCGGCGTCGCCTTCGCGCTGCGCAGCGCCGGGCTCGCCCTCAACGCCCTCGGCCGCCACGACGAGGCCACCGAGGAGTTCACCCGGGCCCTCGCCGTCTGCGCCGAACACGGCCTGCAGACCCAGCGCGCGCACACCCTGCTGGCCGCCGCCACCGCCCAGTGGGACGCCGGCCGCACCGCCGAGGCCCGGCCGCTCGCCGAACGGGCCAGGGCCGAACTCGAGGACCTCGGCGACACGGCGGGCCGCCGGCGGGCCCAGGAACTGCTGGACCGCACCTGA